The genome window TTGGCGATTGTTGTACGAAGATTAATTTAGTTGTTTctggacaaaatggtggagAATAAATTGTCTTGAGGAATTTATAGCTCTcctcaaattttgataagagCAGTCTGTATTCCAATGATATATGCCATACTTGGGCGAGGGAGCCCCATTTAACCCCAATTTcactaaaaacaatttaattcattGCAGCATATGTCTCTTCTCAAGTTAACCTCTAACCataataaagtttattaaaaataatttgagttCACTTCGAACTGGgccaaaaagtaaaatttcgggctgaaaaatatgaaatttactaTGTAAAAACCCAAAAATCGTAACtctaaaattattcaaaggaGGTATGGCCTAACctgtaatttcaaaaaagaattttttaggGAGGTTCTAAACTGAAACAAGGGAGACAAAGTtgttacaaaatatgaaataaacacGAAATTATGCCTTCTGGCCCTGAAattcttgacattttttggTATTCCTTTAGTTGAACCACAATATATCGATATTAGCAACAACTACACATTTCACCAGTGGACTATTCAAAATAGGTAGAAAAACGCTTTTCTTGATGTAGCGATATACCCGCATAATACAACCAACAAAACTTGCAGCCCTCGCTTTGAAACATGTACAAACAACTATTCGTACGCAAACTGAATCAACGCTAAAGTTTGTATTTTCCTTCACATTACAGCAGAGTATTTCGCAACTTTAAGttacaaagaaaaaaactaaaaataattaaattttcccgaGGCAAAGCCTTGATTGTACACAAAAGTGAGCAATCGGATACTTTTGGGTAAATATTCAAAcgaatttaatgatttttataggAGGATTGTTGTTTCTGTACAAAATGGTGGAAATTTTTTACCCTTGAGGAATTTCCAGCTCTTCTTAAAATTGACGAAGAGCACTCCACATTCGAATTAGCTATGTTAAAGTGACGTTTGGAGGGAAAACACCCACTCACCCCCAATTTCCCTAAAAATAACTCAATGCAATGCAGTATATGCCTCTTATCAAGTTAGATTTCCAAAGTCAAGTTTAGTGTAAGGAGCTGGAATCCACTTCGAGCTGGTccaaaaaaccaaattttgtgttgaaaattatGGAATTATGATGTAAGCaccgaaattttcaaattttccaaatgagACTGGgcgtaatacattttttcgaGGGTGGTTCTAGGCCAAGTTAATTGCACCAGAACCATCGGAAAATACGAAATAAACGCGGAATGAAGCCTTTTGGTCCTGAAATTCTTGATATATCTTTTTGGCGTTGCCCTACTCGAAAGCGAATATCTTGAAATTGGGAATAGCTTCGGAGTCAACCGATGCAGCGTCTGAAAGGAGAAGAAAAAGCGCACTTTTTGACTTAACGTTATAGATGCATATAACATTCAGCCAGCAAAACTTGCAGGTCTCGCTTTGAAACATGCACAAACAACTGCTCGTACGCAAACTGAATCAACGCTGAAGTTTGTATTTTCCCTCGCATTACAGCACAATACTTCGAAACTTTGAGTAACATGCTTTGCTCAAAACTTCTTacactaattaaaattaaatctaatgGAAATTTAGATCGAAGATGGAACAGCCACGTCACTGATAAGGGAAAGTTTATCTGCCTCAAATTTCTTGATGTGAGGGCTCTCGGAGGCCGCCGATTTCACACCCTGAAAGGGTAAAATTGCGATTTAATCAATGTAGCCAACACATTTCTCGTTATCcctgaaacattttttcaatatctccTTTATTACTTTGTCCTTTCCAGACGGGGACAGGGCGCTTGCTCCGGCTTCGGATGCTGTGCGATTCCATCCAGAATCAGCAGCAGTGAGGGTTGCGAAACGCTCCCAGCAGCTCCGATTTCGATTCGGGACCAGGCAGGACGTGTACAAAGGTTAATCTGCTGCAAAATCGAATTTTTGAGGCAGAAAGGGTGTTTGTTGCATGCAGGTGGGTTCCCAGGGTACCTTAGATGATCCTTTACGGTTTCTGTGTTATCTCGTAGCTGAGTGCGTCTTGCAGTGAGTCCTGTGCTGGTACGTAAAGGAGAAATTAACCTTCTCTTGTGCCGGCGTGATAGCCACattcatttcaatttacatCAACACTTGCATGGTAAAAATCCCGGTGTTTCCCATCCCTGTTGCCTCAGCATCTAATAaacttatttgattttaaatggaacattaAGCGAGTTCCTGTGTTGGAAGTGATGTTAAGCAAGTGTATGCTTAGCATCTGAAGCTTTAAAAGTTTTAGCTGGCTCGTAGACACGCCTCTCACATTAAACAGACGCTATTAAAAGCAGTTTCAAATGaaacttaaaattgaaactttgtTTTATACGTCTGATAGTTGGAGGTTGTTTGTGAACATGAGTTTTGCACTTCGGGAGAAGTTTTATGTCCGAACCAAAGGTGATATATGACCCGAAGTTTGGGGGGATTTGGTGCATCATCGCAAGAAACTGAACTTCAACTGTAAAGCTGTATTGTTTGTTTCAGATGCGATGGAAGTTGGGATCGTTTCCATTGCGTTCTGGCTGCTGTCCGTCGAGTTAAAGGTGCTCCATGGACTGCCAGATCTCATCCCCATTGGTAAGTTCGAAAGCTCGCTTTAGAGATCATAGTTAACAGTAATTCTGAgggataaatttaaaatcgacGCTGAACACGACAATAAATCAACTTGTGCTCCGCCGGATTTCGCCAGTTTCTTTCACGAAATTAAGGTATTTTTTCCTGGAAACTGAATTTTTCCATGTCTTGAGTGAAACCCAGTAGTGCGAGACGCATTACCTGGTATGTCTCACAGATGGCTCTAGTTTGGGTGTAGATGGCAGGAACGGCCAGTGGTGGCAAATGCCAAAACTTTGGGCAAAAAGTACGGTTTACCCTCTTAAACCCTGTAATATTGCAGCGATAAAACTAATATATTTCTTCCGTATGTCGTTAAATGCAACATAAACTTCCTTTTTACGTTCCCCACACTCTTAAATGACAACATCAAGAACTTTTTAATGTCCTTTGTTGTTGCCATTTTGGTCCACTGCATCTGAATACACCATTATATcaagaaatatgtatattttgttcCGATTGCATAAAGATGCCTCAAGATTGATGGGGATACCTCTCGCCTGTGTGGCGAGAGGTTCCCAATTTAACCACCTTTCGAATTTTCTATGTGGATATTTTGGTGGCTCGAAAAGCAATTTCGTTAAATATACAGACCATATTAATGGTCTCGGTAAGAACTAGCAGCCTGCGCTGGGTGGGCTGTTCTCCCACTTtcagttcccgagatatgaACTAACATTAACACCAATTTGCACAATTTTGAATGCGGTCGAAATTAAGTTTCTTCATTTTGAAGGTTTAAGGTTCCAGAGCCTGGATGAAAGTACACGTATGACCCACATTTGTCGATTAGAGCAATAAATACAGCCTCaaaaatatcgaatttttcttttcaatttattcagTTTTGACCACTTTAGAAACCTTAAAGTCTAAATTTTAGCAATCCAAAAAGAAACTACTTTAAGAATATAATTCGGATTAAAGGCCGGGATGAGTTGTATCGGCCTGCACTGGGCGCGTGGCCGGCCTATTTACTTCCTGAGAAATGGACCAACattcatattaattttccCTATCTGGAAGTCCCTCTAAATTAAGGGTCTTTAAATTGCACTTCTCAGACTCCAGAGCCTCAATGGGAGCATTCGGGGTCTACAGCTTGTCGATTAGGGCAATAAAAATCGCCTCAACCGTCCCGAGTCTTTCTTAAACATTTCCAAAGTAGCAGGTCTCACCTAATGGTGACCATTCTTCAAAGTTCTTATGTTTTGGGAATCATAAGAgcaattaaactaaaaacatattttaatcgCCTGGATGAGCTCCATCAGCCTGCACTGGGCGGGTGGCTCAGCCTCTTTTACTTCTTGAGATATGGACTGACattcatattaattttcgCGGTTCCGAAAGTCCCTGCAAATTACGGTTCTTCATACTCTATTTTTAGGATTCCGGAGACTTAATGGGGGCCTTCAGGGCCAACCTCGTATTAATGATTTCCATGGAACGACTTAAATTGTATGGAAAGTTAAAGCAGTAAAAAAGTATATGTTATTAACGATACGCCGGGCTGAGCCCCTTATATTAAATCTATAAACCTTCATTTATGGCCCCTGTACTAAATTAAACGGAACTAAATTATTTCCGTCCAAATTGGCGCTTAATCAAAGCAAATCTCGCAACTGAGATTGGCACGAAGCTATTTGATCCAATGCAGGTAAATCCTAATATCCGGAAAACGAAGTCAACCGTATTAACATTGGCTAATTTAGTCTTTAATCCCCCGCTGCGGGACTAAAATCACCCCATTTTCCTCGAAGAAAATTGACAAGACCAAAATATCTGGACACGGAGGGGAACAATACATCCACCTTACCTGCTGCATTTGCGATGATTAATGAACTTTATTACTAACCCGTTTCcccaaaatattgaatttcagTGCAGTTCAGGCTGCCACATTTCCTGCGAATTGTGACGAGATTTATGTGCGCCATGTCTGGAAAAATATGCTGCAATTGGAAGTTggttaattttgttaaattcgCTTCGTTGGGCAGAGAGTTTAAGCCCTTGTTACGAGGCAACTAACAAGATTAGCCTCCACTTCTAATTCTAGTGTCCGGCCATTTGGGCTCTGGGGTCAAATTCATGGATTGAACTGGATTAAAAAGGTTTTCGATATCTCGGCGATATTGGTTTCAGGTGGCCTATTTCACCCTACCGACGATAAGCAGGAAATTGCATTTCGTTATGCCATTGAGAAAATTAACAGTGATCGAGCGATATTGCCTCGATCCAAATTGCAGGCGcaaattgagaaaattccTCCACAAGACAGCTTCCATGCTTCCAAGAAAGGTAAGATTTCAATAACTGATTACAATATGGGTTAATGATGGGGGGCAATCCGTGTGCAGGCCATTATTAATGGCGAAAATTCGCTTGGAGCCTGTTGTCACCATCAGCTCCGCTTATCGAATTTATGGTTGTATGATTGCCGGTTCGCCTATATTTATCGATGGATCTGTAGTGTATTAGCAAGAATTAAATAGAGTGCATTTAATACCATTATAAGCTGTAAGCATCTAGTCAAAAGGCAGCCAACGCCTCTGATGATTAACGATTCAGTGAAGCCGAGActttgtgatatttttaacaGGATTTCCCCCCAGCGAGGAGCGTTAAATGCAGAGTTGTAGAGGGGCACGAAGGTTgagattttgataattatctattgaaaaaaaaaaaaaaattctgaaccTCCCCTCGATTGATCTACAATGTAGGAAATATTGTGTCGTGTTCCAGTTTGTCATCTCTTGAGATCTGGAGTGGCGGCGATTTTCGGTCCTCAGTCACCACACACCGCCAGTCACGTGCAATCAATTTGCGATACGATGGAAATACCACACTTGGAAACCCGTTGGGATTACCGACTTCGTAGGGAAAGCTGTCTCGTCAATTTGTATCCTCATCCGACGACGCTTTCCCGAGtaagtaaattatttatgaccCGCACCGGGGGCTTTGATTACACAAGAAGTGCAGTAGGTGCACGGATCTTCCCTTATTTTATATGCAGATTGAGCTACCGCCTTGCTAATTAGGGCAATTTGTTTCAGTTAGGGTTGaagcaaaaaagaaatgtcTATATACCCAAAAGGGAAATAGTAGTAAAACGGGAGTGAGATACGTGTAATTTAGTACGCCAAAAAAGGAACACCCTATGACATGGGAATTGTTTTATGTGCTAATCACTGAGATCGTTTCATCTATAGATATTCTTGTACCCACCTCTTCAAGCCTTGAAAACTCGAGTTTTTTTCCGTGGGACGccctatatattattcaaTATTGTGAACCTCCCAAATAGCAAAGAAGAATTCTTTGATCCGCTTTCCtattgatttatttcatttgaaatgttcaggtttcaataaaaatccaTTCACCATATTGTCCAGAAAATAACTCAATTAAAGCCGTATTAGGaggatttattattttcgcgATGTTCAGACCGCTAAAACTCGGTTTTTCCATATTGaactccctgtatattatgCGATTTTGCGCATTACTTACCAGTTTAGCATAATTTCGCTATAGAAATCCCTATACCTATCTTATCTTTTTGAGTCATATAAGGATTAATTGTTCGGGTTAGGGGGTTCGTTCCTTGTTTAACGAGAGACCACCCTCGTGAACATGTTTTACGTAGTTTCGGGACAGTGAACTTATGAGTACTTCATTTATTGTACTGTTAAACAATACACGAAAATAATGCACTTAATATTAACTTGAGAATTCACGCCCGAAGTGTCAGTTATAGAGTTGGAAGGAGCTCGACGCAGCTAAGGACACGGCTGGTGATACTAACTCACCGTATCGTGGTCGTGATGTTGATTGTAATATCGTCTGACACTTTTCCTAAATTCCTGGATCTTAAATACTAACTCAAAAGTCGGCGCTCATAGGCGTATCCTTAATTTAGGAAGCAATAGTCGGCTTTCCGGCCCCTCTTCATGTTAACGCGCGGCGTCCAGATGAATAACCGATTAATCTTCATTGATCATGCCGGCTGAGCGGTACTTAAATTGGATCGAAATTATAGATCCGATAAAGAATATTACTGAAAATCCCGGACATTAAGCAGCCCCCATctagaatggaaaaaaaaccAATAATGTTCGAGAACAGCGATTCGACTTACTGCATACATAGGCGCAGCATCGAGGTATACACATTAATCGGGGAAAGTAACTTAATACGaatattaaacttaatttttaaacttaatcGGCTTAACAGGTATGTGTTCAATGTTTTTGAAAGGGAACCCTGATAAGTTTAACTCCCTagccaaaataataatttcttgatAACCTTTTTTATAGCTACATCGGTTTACCAGTAATCTGAGGTTTCTTCCTCCAGGcatcaataaaattccattcgCCATACTGCCAAGAAAATAACTCAATTAAGGCCATGCTGGGAGATCTATTATTTTCGCGATGTTCAGACCGCTAAAACTCAGCTTTTTCATATTGAAGTCCCTGTatattatgcaattttgcGCATTACTTACCAATTTAGCATAATTTCACTATAGAAACGCCTATActtatcttcaatttttgagcCATAGAAGGATTAATAAGAACATctactcaatttttttgaaagggAGTCCTGATAATTCCAGTTTAACCTCCCAGTCACAAATAACAATTTCTGGATACTCTTGTGTAGCTATATGGGCTTACCACTAATCCAAGGCAGGTTCATTCAGATACAAATACAATTTtaccatattgtcaagaataTGACTCAactaaatgtaaaaataacatttcacCAACTGTGGTATTctttaataattgatatcCCTTCGCAACACTCACATTACCTGAAATGTACCTTTAATACCTTTAGCCTTATCTTAAATACCTCTTATCCTGCAAACTCGCGTTATTGGATTCTTTTATATCTTGGAAATAAGCCTTTCTTTTTAAATACGAACCTTTCTGgtaaaattccagatatgtaaATACCCAATAGACTGCGGTATTTCgtgagaaattgaatttttacatGTAAGTGTCTAGCATTTGTTTCAAAGGgcaataaaatgcaaatttgttagaaaatttatCGTTGATACGTCGCAAATACTGGAAGACACAGGCAGCTGTGTTCGGGGAAAATCTCTAATTAATCCGCCCTTTTAGTGTTTACTCGGATTAAGAGGCAcaaataaagttgtttgaCGTAACTTGGTTGTAATGAGCCGAGCCGAAAAAGACTGGAAGCCCTTTGTAGCGGAGACTTTGGGTAAACAGCTTTATCTACTGATGGCCCAGTTATGAGTGATTACATGGAATGAACTGGGCTGAATAGTCTCATTTTATGCTGCTTCTTGGATTTGATTAATGATCATCAGAGagttaacaaattaaataaaaaaatgcattttgcGGGTAAAACCATTGTCATAATTccgaatttattattacaacTTTCCGGGTGGGAAGTATTGATCCATGTATGCGGCCCTCGGGACGAAAATACTTATAGCTTGCTGGCAAATTTGTCATTACTATTCTTTCAGGCCTATGTGGATTTAGTGAAAGCCTGGGGATGGAAATCCTTCACCATAATCTATGAAAACAATGAGGGTTTAGTGAGACTTCAAGAGCTACTCAAAGCTCACGGCCCCTACGAATTCCCCATTACAGTACGCCAATTGGGGGAAGGCAATGATTACAGGTAGTAAATGTTACAATTCAtaagtagaaaatttcaaaaattatgtgcTCCAGGCCTCtattgaaacaaataaaaaattccgcTGAATCCCATATCGTCCTGGATTGCTCAACTCCGAGAATTTACGATGTTTTGAAGCAGGCGCAACAAATCGGAATGATGAGCGATTATCACAGTTATTTGATCACCTCTTTGGTGAGCCGTTTTCCTGGTGTCAAAGCCAAGTTAACTTTGATTTACAGGATTTACATGGAGTGGATTTAGAAGAATTTAAATATGGGGGTACTAATATTACAGCGTTCCGTTTGGTTGATCCGGATGGGCCTGAGATTCGTCGGGCTGTTCGGGATTGGACTTTCCCACCCGATGCCAAAAATAAGAAGGGGGAAACTGTTCCGGCTCTTTATAGAGTGAGTCTctctataaacaaaaaaaaaatgtagtttaGAGATTTGCTCGCGCTATTTGTGATGCTGAAACCCTGCTTGTTCGTGCGGAACATCCCGTgtattatgcattttttaaatttactactAATTTTCCTACAGAAACTTCTATACTCATCGCCCTTAGTCTCTCAAGGACAGGGACAATAAGAGCCACTAGCAATGCTTTTTACAGGAAGTTTTTGAAGTCCTGAAAACTGAAGGCTTCACCGTGAGACATTCTatatattaatgaatattatGAACCTACCAATGACAAGGAATCAATCCTGAACATCCTTTTCTATGACTATAGCTAATCATTGAGATTGTCTTATTTGTAGGAATTCCTGTACCTAGCTCTTTAAGCTCTGAAAATTAGAGCTTTTTCCACTATATATTATTCAATATTATGAACCTCTTAATTGCAAAGAAGAATTTCTTGATCACTTTTCTATTAGTTCCTCTCATCTGAGATTTCTTCATTCAGAcatcaattaaaaatccaTTCACCATATTATCAAGAATATAACTCAATTAAGGCAATATCTGCAGAACcgtatttattgattttaaatggGAGCGTTGAACTTGATCTTTTTTAAATCCTGTTAACCCCAGTTCTTCCACGGGAtactttgtatattattaagtGTTATTAACCTTCCAATCCTaggaaataatttcttaatcCGCTTTCTTATACCTATATCAGCTGTTTTTTTTGCGTAATTTGAGCCTTGACGACACGATGCTataaaaatctggaaaaactATTTACTCTAAGTTTACGTCTCTGAAACTCCACTTTTCCGTCCGGAACACCCGATATATCATCCGATttgttgaatttcaaaaataaccaTCTCAAATATCTTTTCCTTTCTTGCTCCCCCAGGACAATACGACGTTTGTAAAGGTGAGCATTGGAATAAGATAATATTTGGCTGCAATTTTTGTCCATTAGGAAGATAAATATTATCCTGCAGTTGTGACGTAAAAAGTCCTTTATTCAGTTCGCACCTCATTTATTTTACAGGCAGAAACCGCTCTAATGTACGATGCCGTCCATTTATTCGCCAAAGCTCTTCACGATCTGGACACCAGCCAACAAATTGATATCAAACCGCTGAGCTGTGATGCCGTTGATTTTTGGCCTCACGGTTACAGTCTGATTAACTACATGAAAGTGGTAAGAATGTTTAAAGAAAAGCTCAGTTGAAATCATAGGGGTAGATCACCCTCCATTTGCACCTAAACGCCCTGAAGATTAATGTCTTTAGATTAGAGCATTATCTGCAGTGAAATAACAATTACTACAAGGGAAACGCCATAGTCATTTGACAGTGATTTATTCTTCTccttattgaatttttgtccGATAGGTCGAAATGCGTGGCCTCACAGGGGTCATCAAGTTCGACCATCAAGGCTTCCGCAGCGATTTCATGCTGGACATCGTGGAACTGACCAGAGACGGACTCAAGAAAATCGGAACCTGGAACGCGAGCGAGGGGGTGAATTTCACTAGAACTTATGGGGAGGCCTATACTCAAATCGTCGAGATTATCCAGAACAAAACGTTTGTTGTAACCACAATTCTGGTGAGGATTTTATTCGGTTAAgcaagtttttaattatgtgtCTGTTGCAGAGTTCTCCATATGTGATGAGGAAGGAGGCAAGCGAGAAACTGACGGGGAATGCCCAATTCGAGGGATATGCGGTTGATCTTATTCACGAGATATCTCGCACTTTGGGGTTTAATTACACGATAAAACTGGCTCCGGACGGAAGATATGGGTCTTTGAATAGACAAACTAACGAATGGGATGGGATGATCAGgtaaaaactcaatttaaagCACTGAATTCGCTTCAGGACATAAGGTCAATCCTCCACACTTTGAATGTACTTTATTTAGGGCAAATCGATAAGTCTAATTACTTTATTCAGGTAACTAATACAGGTCAGTATAAACTCCTTAACTCGTTGAAACCTTCAGGGACGTATCTCGGGTAGATTAGGAGGGATAATACCATTTTAAAACCCCTTTTTTCCAGCTCaaactattaattattgtttaactGGTTGCCTGTCTTTACTGCGCATGCAGCTTCTCTGATCAAGATTTAAAATGGCCGCCCTTAGATGTCTATCCTTGTTTGATGCATTgcgaaattaaaacaaaacactGATAAATACGTGAAGTCGGCCATTGTTTGTCTTGGTCTAATGTACGTTGGTGAGGTCCAAATTACCAATGTGCTGTTGTATTTAGCATCAAGATAGTTTCCAGAGATGCCGCGAATTCTAATCAATATCCATGAGCTATTAAACGTTTCTATGGAGAATAGCTTCCGGTTAAGGTTGATAGGATATTGGTAATTTGAcccttaaaaaatgaaaaaaagaaatctacaagcaaaaattttgaacaccGGAAGATCATACAAAAATGGTTTGTAGCAAATAATTAACCGTCAATATCTCGGAATTTGATTGAGGAATTATCCTCAAAGATTGACAACATTCGCATGGCTCAATGCCCAACTCTGAGTACCACTTTTTCTCTCAGAGAGCTTCTAGATCAGAAAGCAGACTTGGCGATAGCAGACCTGACTATTACATACGACCGAGAGCAAGCAGTCGACTTCACAATGCCCTTCATGAACTTGGGAATCAGCATCCTGTACCGAAAGCCCATCAAACAACCCCCCAACCTCTTCTCCTTCCTCTCCCCGCTGTCCCTCGACGTGTGGATCTACATGGCGACTGCCTATT of Euwallacea similis isolate ESF13 chromosome 3, ESF131.1, whole genome shotgun sequence contains these proteins:
- the KaiR1D gene encoding glutamate receptor ionotropic, kainate 2, which gives rise to MKLKIETLFYTSDSWRLFVNMSFALREKFYVRTKDAMEVGIVSIAFWLLSVELKVLHGLPDLIPIGGLFHPTDDKQEIAFRYAIEKINSDRAILPRSKLQAQIEKIPPQDSFHASKKVCHLLRSGVAAIFGPQSPHTASHVQSICDTMEIPHLETRWDYRLRRESCLVNLYPHPTTLSRAYVDLVKAWGWKSFTIIYENNEGLVRLQELLKAHGPYEFPITVRQLGEGNDYRPLLKQIKNSAESHIVLDCSTPRIYDVLKQAQQIGMMSDYHSYLITSLDLHGVDLEEFKYGGTNITAFRLVDPDGPEIRRAVRDWTFPPDAKNKKGETVPALYRDNTTFVKAETALMYDAVHLFAKALHDLDTSQQIDIKPLSCDAVDFWPHGYSLINYMKVVEMRGLTGVIKFDHQGFRSDFMLDIVELTRDGLKKIGTWNASEGVNFTRTYGEAYTQIVEIIQNKTFVVTTILSSPYVMRKEASEKLTGNAQFEGYAVDLIHEISRTLGFNYTIKLAPDGRYGSLNRQTNEWDGMIRELLDQKADLAIADLTITYDREQAVDFTMPFMNLGISILYRKPIKQPPNLFSFLSPLSLDVWIYMATAYLGVSVLLFILARFTPYEWHNPHPCDKDPDRLENQFTLFNCMWFAIGSLMQQGCDFLPKAVSTRMVAGMWWFFTLIMISSYTANLAAFLTVERMDSPIESAEDLAKQTKIKYGALRGGSTAAFFRDSNFSTYQRMWAFMESQRPSVFTSSNQEGVEQVVKGKGSYAFLMESTTIEYIIERNCELTQVGGMLDSKGYGIAMPPNSPFRTAISGAILKLQEEGKLHILKTRWWKEKRGGGACRDETTKTSSTANELGLANVGGVFVVLMGGMGVACVIAVCEFVWKSRKVAVEERVSSILHDT